A window of Rhipicephalus microplus isolate Deutch F79 chromosome X, USDA_Rmic, whole genome shotgun sequence genomic DNA:
CAGACAACTTCTTTAATATGAGGTAAATGTGATTAAATTGCATCGCAAAAATCACCTGACCTGAAGTAATGGCCTAGCATCACTATTCATTTGGAAGGTAATGAAATTAgtttgaattgattgatttgtggggtttaacgtcccaaaaccaccatttgattatgagagacgccgtagtggagggctccggaaatttcgaccacctggggatctttaacgtgcgcccaaatctgagcacgaaATTAGTTTGAAAAGTTCGTTATTTGTGCACCAAGTAGTGTACAATTTATTTACTATACATGTGCATCGAAATCTCAGATATCTTTGTTGCCTTGCTCTAACAACTGAGGTTAGGCACTCAGATTAACGAGAGTGtgctatatttttctttttttggtcaaATTTTATGCTATAAAGAAAGATGACATGATAAAGTTTAGCAAAATTATTAAGGAGAGTAAGTTAGAAAATTATTTTGTTCAAGGTTACATTGCTAGATTACCAGCCCACAAAATTTATTAAGTTACTTGTGCAGTACACAAAAAGTAAGTTCATTTCTATAATTTTATTGGTGACAAGTCTGCTAAGCGCATAATATAGACGGTGAATTGTGTAGCATATGTCACGTGCCTCACTCCTTTTGCTGATACCTTTACACGTATTGGTCTTATTTaagcatgcgtgtgtgtgtgcgttattTTAGCGGTCTTTCTCTCTTATCGAGCAACTGTATCACAGTTCCTGCAAGACCAAACACTTCAGTCGCTTAATGAGCACGTTATGTCTGGgaaaattctaaaaaaaattcATGAATATACGATAGGTACTCGCCACCCTGAAAATTGGTTTACCTGTTGTGGCCAACATCCTAATATGACTAGAAACATCGATTACGGCGATAATTGCAGCCAATTACTTAAACTTATATTTTGCCGATGTTAAGTTTTCAGTTCTCagagacagggggggggggagggggtcaaaTGGCAGAATTGAAGCCCTTCCTCCGAGGAGCCTGTTGCTACTTGAAGAGTTCGCAAGTGTGGCCACTGGTAACTTTTGCACAGTAATGAAATCCAACCGACTTCGCTGGCAAAACCGAAGTTCAAAAGGCGAAGAGCGCAACTGCCATGCTCTACTGAGACACCCAGGTCGAGCAAGCGTTGTTATGTCAGCCGTCTAGTTACCTCGTTTCGTGGGTGTGCGAGCTGCGCTTACTGTGATGGGCCGCATCACGCACGTAGGTTAACGAATGAAGTGCTCCACTGCGATCGGGGTCGGGAACGGCGACGTCATTCAGGTCGTCTGCAAAGGTGGGGCAGGGGCGCTCATCGGCTTCGTTTTGGCCAGTGAAATCGGTTGAATCTCATCCTTCCCATAAATTCCCAGCAGCCATCTCTTGCAAACTTCGAGGCAGCTCTTCGCAGGAAGGGCTGTAATCCCCTAGTTTGACCCGACCGGCTGTCTCCGCTAATGGAAAGTTTATGTGTTAATTTGTGTGATTGGCGTTGTTATTAATGTGTACAGTCATCTCAAGATGTCTGCGGCCATGCAGAAAATTACGAAGGCAGTGAGAAAATATCGCAtatcctgattttttttttaaagatcttTTCTTGAAACACTCGGTATTACCCAATCAACGAGACTTCGCATTTCAGTCCTGGGATTCCAGCAATCTTTCTGATACGCTGGTTTCATGACTGATTTCTATTCCAAAATAGCTACGATGACAACTTATTTGGTTCATTCGTATCCTCAGTTGACAGAATGAGTAAGACACTACAGGGAAGTCTCTTCCATTATTTGATAATTAATTCCAACTTAATACAACCCTCAGAGCACGCGTCTACAACGGCCTTAACCGGACGAGAAAGAACATTGTTTTCAATAGTGGCTAACACCTAAAAAACAAATTGCGTTGCGTCCTGAAAAAATAATAGTCATCTAGGAGAAACCttgtttgcatatatatatatatatatatatatatatatatatatatatatatatatatatatatatatatatatatatatatatatatatatatatatatatatatatatatatgtgtgtgtgtgtgtgtgtgtgtgtccttccaATACCACATACTGTCCGTTTGCGTGACCGATCCGCGGCGTCCTTGGACGTCCTTGCTTGTTTCGCTCATAACTCTCCCGAAGTCTAAGCTCTCTCGAACAGACCGAGGGTATCTCCGCACTGGACCGCGAGAAGAAGCAGCTCGAGGAATCTGACGTGAGCCCGTCGGGTAGCCTCCCCTCGGCGTAGCTTTATCACGGGCGCAGCCGTGTGTAACGCCCGATAAATCTTGGTTAACTCGCGAGGTGGACGACCTGGCCAGGGGCCCGGAGCAGCGGCCGAGCTACGACCGGCAGCCAAGCCGAGCGGGAAAGGGCGGCGCAATTCCGAAACCGGTCCAAACGACGACATCGAGCCCCTGCGCACAAGGTCCGGGCGAAGGCAAGGTTCATTGCCGGGCCGTAAATCAGCTGGCCGGTGGCTTGGTTTGTGCTTTTGCCGAGGGTCGCCCCTCCTGGTACGTGAACCTGCAGCAGGAGGCCCCCGCGCGTGCGTTCCTGGCGAGCACACGTGCCTCCGAGTGCTGCGCCGACGCATCGGCCAGCGCGCGCGCACGGCCCGAAATGAAACAGTTTAGCTCGGCTGGCTGGCCACGGCTCCCTCTCTTCCGAGCGAGGATGCGCAGCTAGGGCGAAGTTGGGAGCGGCGCCTCTGAGCAACAACCGCGGCCGTGCGGCCAACGACAACAAGAAAACACTGTAATATGGCCAGCCGGGTCGCACGGAATAATAGGAGAGCGAGGCACGGAGGGTGGGGATATAAAAGCAGTGAGAcacccctcccccttccccaGAGGTCAGCGCTGCCGGTCCGCCACTCCATAAACGAGCGGCGGTCAAGAGTTTCGCTGCAGCGCTTAATTATGCTACTGGCCCTTTAGTGTAAATCATAGCTTGGCAATTTTTGCTTTCATTTCGGTCCGTGTACGGCTAGGGTGCCCGGCTCGGCACATCTGCAAACGCGTATGAGCGCACGGAGTGGCGGCGGAGCAAGTGAGAAGGCAGCGAGCAGCGCACGCAGTGCTTAACCCGCGGGCCGGAAGATGCTCGTGGCGCTGGACGCGTTCTATTAACAAAACAAAATGGCGTTAGGAAAAGACGTCACCTACTTGCGCTCTCCCCTATCTCGCCGCCATTTTGGCTTTGTATAAGCCTCCTCTATTCTTTCCGGCCCTTTCGAGTTTTGCTTCTGTCGCCAATGCTTTTGTTGCGAGGCGCACCGGCTCTCTCGACGGAAATACCCGATCCCACCGCGACGCCTAAGCTGCGGGGTCGCTTATTATGCATTATCCGGTCGGAGAGGGTCTCATTAAGCCGTTATATGCCGTGCCCGTCGTACAGTGGCTGAGCCTCGTGGCATGCAAGGAGTGGCGCCTGGAGGGCCAAGGCGTATGGAAAGAAATCGTGTATGATGCGTTTCAGAGCAAGCTGAAGGAATGGAAATGGAAGTCGACACAGCTGTGGTCCTTGCAGCCCGCGAACAGAAAAGTCATCCGTGCGTTAATAAGAGGAGGGAGATTATGTCGCTGAAGTCATCTTATCGCGCAGTTTCCGAGAACAATGTCTCATAAATATCACTTTTTTCCCTTCtgctaaaaaaaaatagaaactcaGAAAGGACTTTTCCGCCCCCCCTCTCTGATTCCCGCTtgcatgagaaagaaaaaaatgttgatgagagaaaaagagagagaatgatGTGAATGAGGGATTATAGTGGCATGAGTGCATGACCCAAAATGAGACcgctttgaatttttttgttgttgttgttgacctcACATGCTGCCGTTTCGTATGGAGAGCTATACGATGCTTTCATTAGCATGCTGTTAAAATGCTTTCAatataaaaagataaaaaggaaACGCTAGTACAGAGGCCTTTCTGCGAGCTTCAGAAtatgcattgtaaaaaaaaaaaaaagatccgtaACGCCGTTTACTATCTTTCAATTGAgccagttggttcatgattatagGACAATCTAAGTACTCTTCGAACGAGATCCACACCAGACATTAACTTGGCGTCCGATTCTCCCAGATTTTTCGAAGCTACTTTTTCTCGCTGAACTGTGCTTAAGTTCAGTTTTTCAAGTTAGCCTGAGGTAAAACGATTCCGAATGCGAAAAGAATGGCGCGCTGAGCTGATGTGTGGCACTGTGATCTCTGTTAAGAAGTTGACTGtaaatcttcttcttcttcttcttcttcttcttcttcttcttcttcttcttcttcttcttcttcttcttcttcttcttcttcttcttcttcttcttcttcttcttcttcttcttcttcttcttcttcgctctCACCCAATGTAGGGGATTGGCCAAGTGttatgtgaattttttttcttcgcaatactACTCGCATATGCTAGGGATAGGTTATATACAACAAATACTTACTGAATGATAATATTTTAACAATTGCAATAATGAACAATTTAGCTCTCtattcttttagtctgactgataaattcctctatggcgtagtaaacatccctgtgactgtagcccagagtagaggcgccgAATGTTAGAACAACTGGTTCGGATATTTCCAGACTCAAGTTTCGAAGAGGTGGCGCTATGAATCTTCTTCTCAATGACGTATACCGGCGACAGgatagaaagtaatgactgattgcttcctcctcctcacaAAAGATACAAAGAGGAGACAACGCTTGACCAGCagtcgctatgctatccttcttCACTCTTCGGAGAATCGTAATATCCGCTACACTATTGGTAGGAATATTGGGCATttcttttatgcagtggctgacgacgatgaagaattatgcgtgaagtgtgtatgcgccatagttaataggtgatgaagaacaagttttctaatagaTGGTAGAGGATGGCCCACTCAACACGCTATGCGTGACGCTTGCTTGTTTCTATGACGTTCTAACACGCTTTACTACTCATATTAACGCTATTcttttcccgacatgaagccggCCTGAGGCTATGGttctgtggctcagtggtaggatACTGGGGTGGCACGTATACATATAGCATACCTGGGTTCAAATCCCGTTGTGCcattggtgtttttttattttccaagtttttttcccttttctttcGATACTGGTTACGAATAGCGGCGGCGACGGACAACTGGaccgccgcgcgtgacccgtgttccgATCTCATAGCAAATTTCGCTGTAAAACTTCCGATAGTTCAAGCAGTGGATCTCAGAATGTGAATTTCAATCAGATATGACTCACGATTGTGTGAATCGCAGTGGGTTGGTGGATGTTCGCCCTTTAGTGACAGCTCGTGGTCCCGTTCACGCAAAAAGGGTTTTCAAATCCAATGGGATCGGTTGACCTTGGGTAGTTTCCCTCAACGCTGCCACCCAGTCGCTCCTCCAGAATTGCAAATGTGAACTGGGGTTGAGAGCAGAACGGCGAGAGCTGAGGTGGCACCGCACATGCACTGGCTTTCACACAACCTCAAGAAAGGTTGCAAGCAGGCACGGCGTgccaattgtttctttttttatttccttttcccGGAAGCTATCTCAGCGTTGCTCACGTATACGAAACAATGGGAACAAAAAAAGCAGCTGCGGCAACAAGTACGTAAAGTCATGCACAAAACGTGCCAACGGTGTTGTCGACGAATTCCCGATATTCTGCGGCAAGACGTCAGCCGGCCAGACGAGAAGGTGTGTGCGCGGCCACACGAGCTGTCAAAAGTGAAGGCATATTTGCCGGCCCATTGCAATTCACACAAGTGTGAGCTGAACAACATTCAGATTATGAGCAGGGGCGCCATTGTTCGAGAGCCGCTGGAAGCTTTTCAGATAAAATCACGAGGTTTATTATAGGCATTACTGAGACTTCTTTCTTTCCTAAGAGCACGTTCTTGGATCGCAGGTTTTGATGAAGATGTTATCCGATCGATGTGGGCCTTTTTTGCGCACAACTGCATTGGATCAAACTAAGCGTTATCTGTTCGCTGTGTGCCTTCTTTACGCGCATGCATTTGCATATAGCACTGCAGTAATTTTGGAACAAACAGTGGAAAGTTTGCTCTCCCCTTAAATCCTTCCCTCGGTATTTCTTTGAGCGAAACATCTGTGGCTTCTAATCGCCCATATCTACAGCTACCCCGTACCAGACATATTAAGTTTGCTTACAGCCCACGCTCACCTGCGCAACCTGTCAACACTCGCTGCTTCAAGCGACCGCAAGATGCGGGCCTCTCCTGAACCCCACTACGCagtatattctagtacactgcaaccacgtaaacgctatcccgcttaACTATAAGACGCCGTCCGGAACGAGCGTTTGCTACACGGCAACGCTATTCCCTTAACCCCCGTTATTACGCAAGCGGTAAACTCTGTCTAATTTCACCTAAATAACGAGACGCGTATTTCGAAGTCCTATATAGCCTTCTTCGGCGATACAGCTATGTTACAGTGTGAAGCTATTTGTTTTAAATGCATAACTTGCCGCCATTGCCTGATCAATATTCTCTTTAAATCAGAGTTTGGAATCGTAAAGTTTCCTTCGAAATTGCGAAACGTGGCATTGAACACGAGTATTCAGCGTTTGGCATCTTTAGATTTTTTGTGTTCTCTGGAGAAATCGACCTAACGTAGACTCACCCGTCTTTTAGCAATGCTGGCGAGTGTTTTCTATAGGAATTCAATTCCGAAAGGAGCTAACCTATATTTGCGAATAGCGAGAACTGAAATACACGCAGTGTCGTGTATGCAGCTGTCCATGCATATAATTCATGATCAGTACAACCAATTATTGTGTTTTGAGGTCTCACGCCAAGGTCTGCAGACACTTCGCTTTCGGCAAGGTATGAAGTAAGAACTTCGCAAAAGGTTCCCAAGTTCTACAACCATTACTAAACTTCGAAATATGAAATACGCAGTAAAAAAAACATCTTATGCTTTACAGCACTTCAAAAAGTAAACATGAATAGGCCATTCTTTTTCATGTCTGATATGTGGTTCTCGTCCGGTTTCTAGAAAGATGTTGACACTGCTCTGCGCAATCATTACATTTCTGATATAAAAACTATTGACTGACGGCGATATTTTGACACATAGTTGTCACATAACCACTAATAAAAGGTTTGTTTGGTATCAGTCCTGTCTCTGTAGCTTACCCGAACAAAGCGATATTAGTCGAATCAGGGGAGAAAATGACGTGAATACCATTTATGAATGTTTCTACAGCTTGTCTCTGGTTCACGAGCGGGCCACCAGCGAAGTGTCCGTGGCCGCGTGCTTAAGATACCTGCTCCAGACGATCCCAAAAACTGTGGCACTTTATGGCCGGAATTTTGTGTGACGGCAACGAAACTGTTCCACTTTCCCAGTTGTCAGTTTCTAAATTACCCTACACCTTGATCGTTACTGGCTTCTAATTGTTGTTTATCTTCTGATAAGAAGCACCCAAAGCCATTTTGCGCACCAGAGAGGCCTTGCGTCATCTAGTTAggatcggacgcgttattcgaaggtcaagggttcggtccctgccagcgGCAACTTGTTTCTTGCATCcttattcacatttacattacagttacttctaaCAACATTCATCGTACTCTGCGTCATATGATTGTGTCTTTTCTTTAATAtactgtctgaaaaaaaaatgagctcaaATTTCAACCCCTATTAATCACAGGGAGCGAAAAGAAGTAGGTTGTGTCTAAAAGGGCACTAGTGGACCGGTTGTGCAGGTAACATAGCTCGCGGGCGGCTTCTTGAAATTCGAAGTtgaaaaaacagcgcaaaaacacCAAAGAAGAGTGCGAGAAAGATCgctgtgtgtttgtttttttggtGTTTGGACATTGTGTTTTACTATCAATGTGTGCCAACAACGTAAACTACACAGATTCCTTCACCATTGCTATAAATATTGCCTACAGGAAAATATTTCTTCTAGCTTCAATTTATGTTGGCCAAGATGTGGCGACAATTAAGCCGCGAGGACAACCTGTTTAGGTCTGAATAAAAGGCTTAAAAAACGTGGATACTTATTACGGGCACTTCATGGAGCTACCAAGAAAATCAAATCTATTGGTGATCAAAAATTTATTTATTGGCACCTCAACGAGAACTCCTCTCGCTTGCTTATTCCTTtggctcaccccccccccccggaggatGGCCATGAAACAGCTGGTTAATATAAAAGGAAATCGTTAATTTTGAAAAGGAGTAAGGAAGGAATCGATCACCACACTCCTAGACTGTTAGAACATGTTGACAAAAAGAATGACAATCTATGCGAATAATATAGAAGAAAGAAGACAACGAAATATGGTCACGAGAGGTGAGCTCGCACTTGGTGTGCAGCCaacaagtgggtatgcgccacgagcAATAGGTGAACGTGAACAACAAGAACGTTTGCCTAAAATGAACCCATTTTTTAGTAATTGAACACTTGTTCTGCACCACTCGAGAGACGATGTCTTTATTCAAAAAAGTGAATGAGTCCTCACGGCTGGGCTTGCTTGTCACTGCTCTTTGGGACCTGGAACCCATCGCCTGGAGGCAAGTAGAAAGACGCCCCGAACGTGTCTCGACGCAAGATCCTTTTTGTCTTGCGGCCAGAGCTTGCAGAGGCCGCCGTTCCTCCAAGGCCACTGGGCTTCTCTGCAGGGGCCGCAGTTTCGTCACGCAGCTCCTCTGCGCCGGTTTTCGGCTCCGCGCCGGTTTTCGGCCTGGGGAAACGTCCCGCTGCTTTGGTGTCGGCAGCAGCTGGTTTCGGGAGCGGCTCCGGGTGAACTTTCTCTCGAGTTAGATGACAAGCTGGCGCGGGTGCACGGTCTGCCTTTGGTGACACCGGAGAATGCACAGGAATCATGTCAAAGGTCCCTTTGTCTTTAGCACCAGCCTTTCTGCGCCGGCCGGTTGTGTTTCG
This region includes:
- the LOC142776995 gene encoding uncharacterized protein LOC142776995, whose protein sequence is MEAKAEDDGEVNEGSTTTRHTGSKASEGGASAGPSAGPTTANQVNRPYALRGRKPDVEPQNEGHPDFRASSSNAEQTQVKFKIPPPKRNTTGRRRKAGAKDKGTFDMIPVHSPVSPKADRAPAPACHLTREKVHPEPLPKPAAADTKAAGRFPRPKTGAEPKTGAEELRDETAAPAEKPSGLGGTAASASSGRKTKRILRRDTFGASFYLPPGDGFQVPKSSDKQAQP